Proteins from one Parvibaculum lavamentivorans DS-1 genomic window:
- a CDS encoding saccharopine dehydrogenase family protein has translation MMKSRILVYGVEGFMGALTSRAAMRAGLSHVAAGRNIAPVAQHAAALAREGGALAEPRTFSLGKAGRIATQLDDIAVLVNCADLGDDDLHTLLDACMATGTHYLDLAGDRGRVAALVARDDEARERKIMVMAGAGFDFAAAAAVGARLAHILPGARAVTLAVKRSALTAGEAKRLVAALREPGETVKNGQFVPAGAGEKTIEVDFDNGPETAWLAPWRGEAMAARHRGGYSTIESYEVLPEAAARALEPGTWAHRFFRRGWGLKRLERKLARGRLSPTSEDLKRGRAVIWGEARTPDGITRRARLETPAPHLYSAAAAILLAQRATMEDVKTGFQLPSAIGGAALVEDIPGVVWREIVEVDPSVEAEADRPVALDMQAGGV, from the coding sequence ATGATGAAGTCGCGAATCCTGGTTTACGGCGTCGAGGGATTCATGGGCGCGCTGACATCGCGCGCGGCGATGCGTGCCGGGCTGTCGCATGTGGCGGCGGGGCGCAACATTGCGCCCGTCGCCCAGCACGCCGCCGCTCTTGCGCGCGAGGGCGGGGCGCTGGCCGAACCGCGCACCTTCTCGCTCGGCAAGGCCGGCCGCATCGCCACGCAGCTCGACGACATTGCCGTGCTGGTGAACTGCGCGGATCTCGGCGACGACGATCTCCACACACTTCTCGATGCCTGCATGGCGACGGGCACGCATTATCTCGACCTCGCCGGCGACCGCGGCCGGGTGGCGGCGCTGGTGGCGCGCGACGACGAAGCGCGCGAGCGGAAAATCATGGTGATGGCGGGCGCGGGCTTCGACTTCGCGGCGGCGGCCGCTGTCGGCGCGCGGCTCGCCCATATATTGCCGGGCGCACGCGCGGTGACGCTGGCGGTGAAGCGGAGCGCGCTGACAGCGGGCGAGGCGAAGCGGCTCGTCGCGGCGCTGCGCGAACCGGGCGAGACGGTGAAGAACGGACAATTCGTACCGGCGGGCGCGGGCGAGAAAACCATCGAGGTCGATTTCGACAACGGGCCGGAGACGGCATGGCTCGCGCCCTGGCGCGGCGAAGCGATGGCGGCGCGGCATCGCGGCGGCTATTCGACGATCGAAAGCTATGAGGTGCTGCCGGAAGCGGCGGCACGCGCGCTGGAGCCCGGCACCTGGGCGCACAGGTTTTTCAGGCGCGGCTGGGGCCTGAAGCGGCTGGAGCGAAAGCTGGCGCGCGGAAGGCTTTCGCCGACATCGGAAGATTTGAAGCGCGGCCGGGCGGTCATCTGGGGCGAGGCGCGCACGCCGGACGGCATCACCCGCCGGGCGCGGCTCGAAACGCCGGCGCCGCATCTCTATTCGGCGGCAGCGGCGATCCTGCTGGCGCAGCGCGCGACGATGGAGGACGTGAAGACAGGCTTTCAGCTTCCCTCCGCGATCGGCGGCGCGGCGCTGGTGGAGGATATTCCGGGCGTCGTATGGCGCGAGATCGTCGAGGTCGACCCAAGCGTCGAAGCGGAAGCCGACCGCCCCGTCGCGCTCGACATGCAGGCAGGCGGCGTCTAG